TGATCCATGTTGAGTGAGTGGCCGAGTCAGATCCAACCACGgagtcaacaaaaaaaaaacaccccTGTAAAATGTGGCTCTACTGAAGAGTTCGAAATATAGATAAGTCCCCTTCATATATCCCACGCCAAAGTTGGGACTTTTGGTAAGATATACCCAATACAGCATCCAACCATCTTCTCCATttagaccaaaagaaaaatataaagagaaaggtacaCTGTGCAATACAGTACAATACCTTTGCCGActcagaaacaaaagaagaagaaaggagaaacGTATTGAAGGGGATTGGAATTGGGTTAAATTCATTTCATAAAGAAAGTATAGTGATACAAGAAAAAAGATGAAACACTCACATAGATACCTCACAAACAACTGTCAGGGACGACAGAAAGCGAAAAAAGCCATTACACTTCACCTAGTATCCATTGAGGATTAGCAACGCCTTCTTATGCAAACAACTCTCACCACCATGCTTTTTTACGCATGGACCTCTTTATTGATGCAATAAGAGAAATACATATTAGTAGAGCCACTTTCTCATTTGTTGAAATCAGGTGTACTTAATTAACACTGAATAAACATACTCTTCCATGTATATGCGTCACAGCTACGGGAATCACCACGGAGTATAAATTGAGACGCACCCTCGCAGTCTGATTGCCAATACATGGCAGCACTTTGTCCACCATAAGTAAATTCATAACCACCTCGTAGACTAATGTTTGAGCACCCGCATTTCAAATGCTTTTGGGCACGGTTGTTGCACCCTGGTCCAGCGAACACTATAATAGAACTTGCATTTGCCAATTCAATTGCAACAGCCATGAGGACCAATGCCATGATTAACATGGACACTGATTTTTTAGTAGCTGCCATCGATAGTGTTAGAATATTGGACTGCCTTTGAAATGCAATGCAAGAAAAAGAAGAGATAGATTTTTGTTTCGGTGAGCTTCTAACTATGGTTCAATGTAGGTATTTATAGGTGCAAGTAATTAAACGAACGTAACAGTGTTATGTTACCACGACACTAATGACGGATTCAATTCGTCACTTTGTCATTCCCGATAGCAGCCTCAGTTGACAGGGTTGCGAATTCTGGCCATACTGCACATGGTTTGGAACTGTATTCagaatagaatatttgggattcagTTTTCAAGTGAGAATAAAGTATATATATTTCTGGTTCGAATTGGTTGAGATCATTGTGTTACGTTGGTATTTATTGTAGCTGGATATATGTATATTTATCATCAGCCGTTTCTTTGCGATTATCGCATCCTATTCGGTGGTCAACAGTGACCACAAAAACTCCACACCATGGGGGAGTTTCTTTGTGAATTCCTTACTTAATTTTggtacttaatttttttttattactctCCATTTCGAAAGAATGAGTAAAGTCACtagaaaatcatttttttatGCATGTTAGTGTAGAGTTTTAATTTTAAATTCAAAAATGATAACGGTCACTACTCTTTGTTCCTTAAACATGGTTTTACCCATGCATTTATTAATCATAACCCATCCTCTTTAAAATAAGTGATTAAGTTAAAcaaacaaacttttttttttttttcgccaGGTGATAAGATTTTATTAAAACCAAAGGAAAAACGAAAGAATATTTACAGGACACTTACAGCTGGTTGACTACATTTCAGAGAACCTTTAATTTACAACTCAACAAAATCGAAAATAGGCTTTATCAGGAATTTCCAAGGACACTAAAAAACTGGGTGTGTACATTTCAGACAAACAAACATTTATAATCATTCACATAgctcataaaagtatacataaTTTTTATATATAGCCCAAAATAATAAGATAATCATTAAATCTCAAaatcaacaagaagaaaaaaagtgtttAGCTTTATAGTTAAATTTATGTGAGATATTTGACATAATTAAGTTTTCTGAAGAATAATCAATACCCTCGATCAATTTTAGAGTAATTATGATTATGAGAAGAAAACATGAACTTAGAATTTGTTTATTTTAATAGATTATGTTTCTggagttatatgaaaatggtcCTAAGAAAAGAATCAAAACCTTAGTTAATTCAATTTCGATTGACGTTGTTGTGGAAATTTTTAAGGAAACAATTAGAAAATACACCCTGATCAAATTTCACGTAATTATGATTGAGAGAAAGAAAAtcattttaaattaaattaagaaTTAGGATTAATTTTGTTTTTGGGGGAAAGTATGAATAAGGGTTTATAATTGGTCTATTCATgagaataccaaaaaaaaaaagattataatatatggttaaaaaaaaattagagtttattttgattttgagtagGAATGTGAATTTAAGTTTATTTATTAGTAAAAATTAAggtttgtttggtttttcattttaacttaaaCTTTTTGGGTTATGGTTAAATGTGTGGgctatgtttaagaaaagcctaaaagatttgcaagaaataaaaaatccCTTTGTTAATGTTCATAGGGTTCAATATCATTGGTGGCGAACTTCAGCGGGTCAAATCTTCATCGGATATTCAAGACTCAaagcaaatcactcctattttggagtatctctttctcaagaagaagaaaaacaaaaatggtgGACTCATGATCCGAAAACTATTTCTTCCGATACAATTGGTTCTTATATACACTTTTCTAGTCTTTTTCCggtgttctttttcttttcttgctaGAATACTTGGTTGTGTACTAGTATTGTATGGTGTTTCTTTATCACTCTACCGTGATGTCTTGAAACTCTTTGCAAACTTAACATTGAATTATTAATGAAGAGTTGatcttttatcaaaaataaaaaaataaataaaatccactCCCTTGAGTTTTGTCAAATCTATCAAAAACCTTTCTTTTTCCCCAAATTGTTTTAAAAAGTAAAAATTATTGGGGGTGTGGCAACAGTAGCCAATTAAAGGAAAGTTGAGTTAATTGTTCCTGCAAGTTTATCTAGGcttattccttcttcttctttctttttaaaaAAGTTTTTCATTTTACTATCAAATTTAGCAAGTTTGTCTAAAGCTTGATTACAACTTCTTCTCCTAAACTGGACTATACAGTTATTCAGACTCTTAAGAACCGACTGAAATTAAATTATTAAGATATTATCTTTCCACTGAAGATCAGAAAGTAAACCATCACAACTTTTAGTTACTGTTTGATTATTACCTTTTATAATCACATTTGATAGTCTCAACTCTTTAGTCCAATTCAGAATTTTTAGGAATACTATCATTTCTACTTGCAATAAATCTCTAGTTGTTCCTGAGTAAGATATCGCCCCCATGATTTTTCCTATATAATCACGGAGAATCAAACCAAAACCAGCATTAGAGTATTCAACAATGATAAAAGCATCAATCTTTAGTTTTATCCAGTTTTCTGGGGGGTTTGCCAAGGTTGAggaatatttgttttcactttcttaGGAATGCAAGATGTTcgagaatagctcggttgaactcaccaagcgttggtatgtcaagtttggttgtcatattttagtatcaaaactcatctaaagtcgcttgattaaatactagagtcaacttcgtttaggttagactaaaaatTCTAGGAAtgtcgagacatacaagtattactctgaatacctgaagaatgtgaataagtaacgaactacaacgatgacatcatccttacacttgatgttagtaatattgacttgaactgtttcattcctaacgtatctttcaagtcgtgctacatggaaaacataactgtgaagctgtatatactatacatattatatataatactctagtgatgtgacatgatcataatagtatgatcatagtattaaggaattggactacgaagtataacgcttatcttttgaacttcgtagatgtgacatcgacataatcttgtatatagtgttatgattatgtgaatgggttatggtgaagattttcatcttaggaaacaatgttttacatttgtgtaaaggagtacattcatgaacttgttccgtgaatcgaaagggaaatcaataggcttattggtccggctattcattgcatatctttggatggccaatatgtgtgagatggtagaaccgatcttaaatctggttatgtatcttggtataactaatcacaatacctagacttatgatttggtatgaattGTACCGGTAATTGGTGTACCCGATCCTAAGTAaccaccatgtgatggtatgatcgatccttgtaattggtgtgaccgatcctagtaattggtgtgaccgatcatatgTGTTgcgtgaccgatccttgtaattagtaTAACTGGTaatggtaactagtgtgaccaataacaagtagataccatgtgtagatgaaaccgatccttgtaattggtgtaactgatcctagtgactggtgtgaccgatcacaagtaggtaccatatttaggtataatcgatcctagtgattggtataaccgatctgaacccatgtatgtgatttggtatgatcaatcacatagtagtcttggaatacagggaaaccaattctaaacttgtttggaagtgtggtataaccgattccatgtaaatatgatttgcagtgaaaagatgtcaacatattttcaacacgagcaataactcttatcatttattattcaaagatattccttggtactcaaggtgatcctgtgccgaaataaattaagaatcttttagttaaggtttttggttttatatgctttaattaccagcaattaatgcatagctctagagaataaaaattagtaatgtgtatttactaattggagattttctattgagagatttcggaaataatGGAAaatcatttattggaattatgaaatcgaattttgacatgcattgcatatgttgagaatatttttggttttggaaattccttggtgttcaaacatcttggtctataaatacctaggtttgcatttctaacaaactatcctaagatccaggaaaacttcatttcttgatgTTCTGGTGGAGccttctattcggagaggaaagtatcataattaggtgaaatatctgaTGACCTATCGTTTaaatacttttgtgggatcaagaagctctacgagtacgtaccgttggtgggaaactagataattatagtattattagttttcgatttgatttgattgactaacggttgttgaaactttaatttcacctagtttgtttatgcttgagaatcttctcttctgatataagattcaatcaaactagatcagagtatcgacgggatctttagaactgttgctagatttaaagacatcttgtgataatccatttttaacagacttcattttgtgtgtgatttatcacaagagattcaagtggttttctgcaggttttgaagataaaaaatgatttgaagacgaagaagatttattattagttttcgtttcttgtgaattgtgtgcacaaaccttgatctgctaggatccaactagaatcagtttatctttgataaatctgattgattagttgcgtgagatcagcattctctatatttctctttgacaTCTACATTGATTGAGTGCGAGtgtatacttgactatttcggtagttaaagtgagattgatctaaccaacaaaagagtttattagattaaacagaagatcctttgtcaacaactcatttatatcttgtagcaagattgattagagtggttaccaaacagattcttcatttgatgtttggaatacgatccaaaggacttgatatTCACGTGCGTGGCTCTAGAAATCGAAGGTGCAggtatactgagggaactaagtagctaggggtagtcatcttggtctcaactatacgatgttggtattagattttgtataacggcttaattctgagagtattcaaaactggactaggtcacgggttttttctgcatttgcagttttcctcgttaacaaaatcttgttgtgtcatttacttttctattccacaattataattattttattgtaattaaaattaaattacacttgtacgttaactccccaatacttgatagtgatcctatagattttggttgttaccgaacctattatcaagtaacacactttgttgtagtattgtctcgatcttgtattcatagtcaatcacacaagttatcttgttgttgtatttcctcgatctcgtatccattgaaatcacatgaagtgtgaaccgaatcgtcgtattgtctcgactttgtccatagacgatcacgttCGGTAGAGACTTATATGTTGATAATTGAAagatgtggtgtatttgggtgccCTCATCTTTTCACAAGAACTGATGCCATATGTTAtgcagatttttttttattttgcataTGATGTTAGAAGGATGACGCAATTTATTTCAAAGATTTTGTCACATCTGGATTTCCATATGTGCAAAGATAATGGAATCTAGTTTTAGTAAAAACGGATACTCGGCTTcaaaaaattgttttgattaaTGATACGAAATACTCGGCTTCACATTTGGACTTATCCACTCTTGTAGGTCTTTCTGTCGGCTGATAGACGGATGCAAAGCAGTTGAGATACGAATCCATATAACATCGGCATATTAGAAGTTCATCGGCAAATGTGAGGCAGTTTCCTCATTTTGTCAACATATTGGACAAAGTTTGTTGTTCCTTGTAATGAATCTCCCAAGATATATTGTTATTGACAGGAAGTGTTGTGGTAGCATTTCCACatgaaatgttgaatcttatgaGGTACTTCCATATGCCATATTTTTAGCGGAGCTTGATCAGACATATGGAATGAGTTGTAATGTACAGATTGGTTTGATTTTTGCAGATCCTTGTAAGTAGAATTTGCAGTGAATTCATACACCTCATTAAGGTCCGTCTCAGCTTGTCTTTCGCTCCTGGAGTTATTTTTATGGTAACAATTTTTGTTACTATGCTTTGATGGAAGAGTCTCTTGATTCATTTATTCTCAAAGTGTGAGTATTCTGAATAATTGATTCTTGAAccttctgtagatggtggattttcgacaaaggctaaaatcgtaaacccataattatacgaacttctgatccagcaatcagacgcgagtatcgagacacgggtctctcatcgaatctctgactgagaaacTATCGCTCAGAGTACAtgaagatatgtagtctctcggctaggcaacacatatctcatgaatactgaacacttcagtaattacttctatatagatcACGAGATTagcgactcctagacagcttgcctgctagtatagagcaataacgtcttcaggatacaaacaacagttttccctgactatataaaggatatgacgcttcaactagctcatgtcgctcagaataattaatgctcctagacgatcgtactagtatagagccatcaattaattattccaaattcttggattcatccactgaattttgaaaatattcaaatattttcgtaatatttcgttacttcaatctatggttcttcccagcagaat
This DNA window, taken from Papaver somniferum cultivar HN1 chromosome 3, ASM357369v1, whole genome shotgun sequence, encodes the following:
- the LOC113359011 gene encoding antimicrobial peptide 1-like, whose product is MAATKKSVSMLIMALVLMAVAIELANASSIIVFAGPGCNNRAQKHLKCGCSNISLRGGYEFTYGGQSAAMYWQSDCEGASQFILRGDSRSCDAYTWKSMFIQC